From one Melospiza melodia melodia isolate bMelMel2 chromosome 6, bMelMel2.pri, whole genome shotgun sequence genomic stretch:
- the LOC134419226 gene encoding mas-related G-protein coupled receptor member H-like: MEVTIVSPSPASPTEGDDLCETDVTTMATHSVTLLICLCGLAGNGAVLWHLGSHFLCRNSTILYILVLTFLDFLLLLFVLPSTLLFLLENVSCSIIMPLQYVGLLFRLSAVSHSVWLCTLTFFSINRCRSIHCPLWHCCHHPQQLLKVMHALLRAFFITFIIVIAIIFSPCIVQLSEHCWVFYISMHAFNLLLCAPFILISSKIVFTHFKHGSHQQQPKRLDIVMCLIVLFTLPLILCHFLQELGYTVVPSHVLFLLICIHRSINPIICFLVGRCWKPCSVGSLQLSLQRVFEEPEENTAHSHDPTMDTGV; encoded by the coding sequence ATGGAGGTGACCATCGTGTCCCCATCTCCTGCCTCACCCACTGAAGGAGATgatctgtgtgagacagatgtcaCCACCATGGCCACCCACAGTGTGACACTGCTCATCTGCCTCTGTGGGctggctgggaatggggctgtgctcTGGCACCTTGGATCCCACTTTTTGTGCAGGAACAGCACCATCCTTTACATTCTCGTGCTGACTTTTTTggacttcctcctcctcctctttgtgTTGCCCTCCACCCTGCTCTTCCTGCTGGAGAATGTGTCCTGCTCTATCATCATGCCCTTGCAGTACGTGGGGTTGCTTTTCAGGCTGTCAGCGGTGTCACACAGCGTGTGGCTGTGCACACTGACATTCTTCAGCATCAACAGGTGCAGGTCCATCCACTGCCCactctggcactgctgccaccatcccCAGCAGCTGTTGAAGGTGATGCATGCCCTGCTCAGGGCCTTCTTCATCACTTTCATCATTGTCATTGCCATAATATTTTCTCCATGCATTGTCCAGCTATCTGAGCACTGCTGGGTTTTTTACATCTCCATGCACGCCTTCAACCTCCTCCTCTGTGCTCCCTTCATCCTCATTTCCAGCAAAATTGTCTTCACTCATTTCAAGCATGGCTCCCATCAGCAGCAACCCAAGAGACTCGATATTGTTATGTGCCTCATTGTGCTCTTCACTCTGCCCCTCATCCTCTGCCATTTCCTGCAGGAACTCGGCTACACCGTTGTGCCCTCCCATGTTCTTTTCCTGCTCATCTGCATCCACAGAAGCATCAACCCCATCATTTGCTTCTTGGTGGGGAGGTGCTGGAAGCCCTGCTCTGTGGGGTCTCTCCAGCTCTCCCTCCAGAGGGTCTTTGAGGAGCCAGAAGAAAACACTGCCCACAGCCATGATCCCACCATGGACACGGGAGTCTGA
- the LOC134419224 gene encoding mas-related G-protein coupled receptor member A1-like, whose protein sequence is MEVSTLSPLFTSPTDTPAQCEINVSNMATDFVMLLVGLCGLAGNGVVLWLLHVNAITHFISKQAIIDFLFLIFMLPSTLLFLVEEVSCSAIMPLMYLSLLFQLSLFTYIIGLYRLTLICIQRCRSILCLVFCGCQLSEHLLWVLMTALFWVLLFVFIAVNPTVTSLCQSHEQEQCQMALTSMYALNLFLFAVPMVISSTILFIHLKPGSQQQQHKRLDVVIFLVALFSLPFSLWSLLQQLGYTVVSSQVVFLLACINSSIKPFICFLVGNWKRDCSVGSCWRHCSMESCRKHSSIQSLREAIHRVFGEPEENTACGDDPVVTSGV, encoded by the coding sequence ATGGAGGTGAGCACCTTGTCCCCTCTTTTCACCTCACCGACTGACACACCTGCTCAGTGTGAGATCAATGTCTCCAACATGGCCACAGACTTTGTGATGCTGCTCGTTGGCCTCTGTGGGCTGGCTGGGAATGGAGTTGTTCTCTGGCTCCTGCACGTTAATGCCATCACCCACTTCATCTCCAAACAGGCCATCATCgacttcctcttcctcatcttcatGTTGCCCTCCACCCTGCTTTTCCTTGTGGAGGAGGTTTCCTGCTCTGCTATAATGCCCCTGATGTATTTGAGCTTGCTTTTCCAGCTGTCGCTGTTCACCTACATTATAGGGCTGTACCGGCTGACACTGATCTGCATTCAGAGGTGCAGATCCATCCTCTGCCTGGTATTCTGTGGTTGCCAACTTTCCGAACACTTGTTGTGGGTGTTGATGACTGCCCTGTTCTGGGTCCTCCTCTTTGTTTTCATCGCTGTCAATCCCACGGTGACTTCCCTGTGCCAGTCACACGAGCAGGAGCAATGCCAGATGGCTCTCACCTCCATGTACGCCCTCAACCTCTTTCTATTTGCTGTACCCATGGTAATTTCCAGCACAATCCTCTTCATTCATCTCAagcctggctcccagcagcagcaacacAAGAGGCTTGACGTTGTTATCTTCCTCGTTGCACTCTTCAGTCTGCCCTTCAGTCTCTGgtctctcctgcagcagctcggTTACACAGTTGTGTCCTCCCAGGTGGTTTTCCTACTTGCATGCATCAATAGCAGCATCAAACCATTTATCTGCTTCTTGGTGGGGAACTGGAAGAGAGACTGCTctgtggggagctgctggagacaCTGCTCCATGGAGAGCTGCAGGAAGCACTCCTCCATCCAGTCCCTAAGGGAGGCAATCCACAGGGTCTTTGGGGAGCCAGAAGAAAACACTGCCTGTGGAGATGATCCTGTTGTGACCAGTGGGGTCTGA
- the LOC134419225 gene encoding mas-related G-protein coupled receptor member H-like yields MEVSTVSPSPASPTEGDNTCGIDITDAAVVGIMLLICFCGLAGNGALLCLLRFCRNAITVYIFHLAVADFIFLFFVATSLLLHLLEELSCYAITLREYLKLFFQLSLFSYTTGLYLLTAISVERCTSVLCPLWYRCHRPRHLSGFMTVLLWTLPFVTVVILCLSLRPQHCQVSLISMNALNLLLFAPAMLISSTILFIKVKCGSQQQQLKRLDIVIFLTALFVLPFTLPLSLWSFLQQFGYTMVSAQVVFLLACTRSTINPFICFLVGSCRWPCSMEGCSRPCSMGSLRKALLRVFGGTEENGACSDDPIMDIVL; encoded by the coding sequence ATGGAGGTGAGCACCGTGTCCCCATCTCCTGCCTCACCCACTGAAGGAGATAATACATGTGGAATTGATATCACCGATGCGGCCGTAGTTGGCATCATGCTGCTCATCTGCTTCTGTGGGCTGGCTGGGAacggggctctgctctgcctcctcaGGTTCTGCAGGAACGCCATCACAGTCTATATCTTCCATTTGGCTGTCGCCGACTTCATCTTCCTGTTCTTTGTGGCCACCTCCCTCCTGCTCCACCTGCTGGAGGAACTTTCCTGCTACGCTATTACACTCCGGGAGTACCTGAAGTTGTTTTTCCAGCTCTCGCTGTTCTCTTACACCACGGGGCTGTACCTGCTGACAGCCATCAGCGTCGAGAGGTGCACATCCGTCCTCTGCCCGCTCTGGTACCGCTGCCACCGTCCCCGGCACCTATCAGGGTTCATGACTGTCCTCCTCTGGACCCTCCCCTTTGTTACAGTGGTTATCCTGTGCCTGTCACTgaggccccagcactgccaggtgtcTCTCATCTCCATGAATGCTCTCAACCTCCTGCTCTTTGCTCCAGCCATGCTCATTTCCAGCACAATTCTCTTCATTAAGGTCAAGTgtggctcccagcagcagcaactcAAGAGACTTGACATCGTCATCTTCCTCACTGCGCTCTTCGTCCTCCCCTTCACTCTCCCACTCAGCCTCTGGAGTTTTCTGCAGCAGTTTGGCTACACCATGGTGTCAGCCCAAGTGGTTTTCCTGCTCGCCTGCACCCGCAGCACCATCAACCCCTTCATCTGCTTCTTGGTGGGGAGCTGCAGGTGGCCCTGCTCCATGGAGGGTTGCAGCAGGCCCTGCTCCATGGGGTCCCTAAGGAAGGCCCTCCTGAGAGTCTTTGGGGGCACAGAAGAAAACGGTGCCTGCAGCGATGATCCCATCATGGACATTGTGCTCTGA
- the LOC134419228 gene encoding mas-related G-protein coupled receptor member H-like, translated as MEVSTVSPSPASPTEGEDLCDIDATDAAIDSVTLLICLCGLAGNGAVLWLLQRNPTTSYIINLAFANFSFLHFMVLSTLLYLLEELSCYTIMPLVFMRALFPLLLFSYNLGLYLLTAISIDRCTSILCPLWYRCRRPQRLSWVMCALLWALCLTVIVTMTALCRSREHDHCQVSLITMYALNLFLFAPAMLISSTILLIKFKCGSQQQRPKRLDIVIFLVVLSFLLFALPLSLSNFLQQLGYTVVSSQVLFLLACIHSSTNPIIYLLVGRFRRPCSVQSLRLSLQRVVEEPEENTAHSHDPATETAFPIC; from the coding sequence ATGGAGGTGAGCACCGTGTCCCCATCTCCTGCCTCACCCACTGAAGGAGAGGATCTGTGTGATATTGATGCCACCGATGCGGCCATAGACAGTGTGACACTGCTCATCTGCCTCTGTGGGctggctgggaatggggctgtgctcTGGCTCCTCCAAAGGAACCCTACCACCAGTTACATCATCAACCTGGCCTTCGCCAACTTCTCCTTTCTCCACTTCATGGTCCTCTCCACCCTGCTCTATCTGCTAGAGGAATTGTCCTGCTACACAATCATGCCCCTGGTGTTCATGAGGGCACTTTTCCCACTCCTGCTCTTCTCCTACAACCTGGGGCTGTACCTGCTGACAGCCATCAGCATTGACAGGTGCACGTCTATCCTCTGTCCACTCTGGTACCGCTGCCGCCGTCCCCAGCGCCTCTCATGGGTGAtgtgtgccctgctctgggcCCTCTGCCTCACTGTCATTGTCACAATGACTGCCCTGTGCCGGTCACGAGAGCATGACCACTGCCAGGTGTCTCTCATCACTATGTACGCCCTCAACCTCTTCCTCTTTGCCCCAGCCATGCTCATTTCCAGCACAATCCTCCTCATTAAGTTCAAGTGTGGGTCCCAGCAGCAGCGACCCAAGAGACTCGACATTGTTATTTTCCtcgttgtgctctccttcctcctctttgCTCTCCCCCTCAGCCTCTCCAATTTCCTGCAGCAGCTCGGCTACACCGTTGTGTCCTCCCAGGTTCTTTTCCTGCTCGCCTGCATCCATAGCAGCACCAACCCCATCATCTACCTCTTGGTGGGGAGGTTCAGGAGGCCCTGCTCCGTGCAATCCCTACGGCTCTCCCTCCAGAGGGTCGTTGAGGAGCCAGAAGAAAACACTGCCCACAGCCATGATCCTGCCACAGAAACAGCCTTTCCAATCTGTTGA
- the LOC134419825 gene encoding mas-related G-protein coupled receptor member H-like: MELNKTSPPLSSSLMDTEGDDSCGINVTDVAVNGVTLLICLCGLAGNGAVLWLLGFHIRRNPITVYILNLAVADFTFLLFMVPSSLLYLLDDVSCSTVVSLKYLRSLLLLSLLSYNMGLYLLTAISIERCGSILFPLWYRCRRPRRLSWVVCALLWALSIAVMVVVTSLCLSHEHEHCRVALISMYALSFLIFAPPMVISNVILFIKVQCGSKRRQPKRLYVVIFLTVLFFLIFGVPLSLSNFLQQLSPSVVSSQVVFLLACINSSINPFIYFLVGSCWRRCSVVSLQVAFRRVFEETGTTTVSS; this comes from the coding sequence AtggagctgaacaagacatcccCACCTCTCTCATCTTCCCTGATGGACACTGAGGGAGATGATTCCTGTGGGATCAATGTCACTGATGTGGCCGTAAACGGTGTCACTCTGCTCATCTGCCTCTGTGGGCTGGCTGGGAACGGGGCTGTGCTCTGGCTCCTGGGATTTCACATCCGCAGGAACCCCATCACTGTCTACATCCTCAACCTGGCCGTCGCTGACTTCACCTTCCTCCTCTTCATGGTCCCCTCCTCCCTGCTCTACCTGCTGGACGACGTGTCCTGCTCCACTGTTGTGTCCCTGAAGTACCTGAGGTCCCTTCTCCTGCTGTCGCTGCTCTCCTACAACATGGGGCTGTACCTGCTGACGGCCATCAGCATCGAGAGGTGTGGCTCGATTCTCTTCCCCCTCTGGTACCGCTGCCGCCGTCCCCGGCGCCTCTCGTGGGTGGtgtgtgccctgctctgggcCCTCTCCATTGCTGTCATGGTCGTGGTGACCTCCCTGTGCCTGTCACACGAGCATGAGCACTGCCGGGTGGCTCTCATCTCCATGTACGCCCTCAGCTTCCTCATCTTTGCTCCACCCATGGTCATCTCCAACGTGATCCTCTTCATCAAGGTCCAGTGTGGCTCCAAGAGACGTCAGCCTAAGAGGCTCTATGTCGTTATCTTCCTCACTGTGCTCTTCTTCCTCATCTTTGGGGTGCCCCTCAGCCTCTCCaatttcctgcagcagctcagccccagcgTCGTGTCCTCCCAGGTGGTTTTCCTGCTTGCCTGCATCAACAGCAGCATCAACCCCTTCATCTACTTCTTggtggggagctgctggaggcgcTGCTCCGTCGTGTCCCTCCAGGTCGCCTTCCGGAGGGTCTTTGAGGAGACAGGGACCACCACAGTGTCCAGCTGA
- the RHOD gene encoding rho-related GTP-binding protein RhoD: MQRERGEQSPGAPETEVKAVIVGDGGCGKTSLLVAFAKGDFPKVYVPTVFEKYTASLQVAGKPVKIHLWDTAGQEDYDRLRPLSYSDANVVLMCFDVTDSNSFDNILTKWYPEVNHFCKGVPVLLVGCKTDLRQDQEALQKLKDGRIEPVSRQQGEAMARQVRAVSYMECSARYQDNVGNIFVTACNVAISAARRRQRKAGPRRGCAIL; the protein is encoded by the exons ATGCAGCGGGAGCgcggggagcagagcccaggagcCCCCGAAACCGAGGTCAAGGCTGTCATCGTCGGGGATGGCGGCTGCGGGAAGACGTCGCTGCTGGTGGCCTTCGCCAAAGGGGACTTCCCCAAG GTCTATGTCCCCACCGTGTTTGAGAAGTACACAGCGTCCCTCCAGGTTGCCGGCAAGCCCGTGAAGATCCACctgtgggacacagcag GACAGGAAGACTACGACAGGCTTCGCCCTCTGTCCTACTCAGATGCCAACGTTGTCCTAATGTGCTTTGATGTCACCGACTCCAACAGCTTTGACAACATCCTAACAAAG TGGTACCCGGAGGTGAACCACTTCTGCAAGGGTGTCCCGGTGCTGCTGGTGGGCTGCAAGACGGACCTGCGGCAGGACCAGGAGGCGCTGCAGAAGCTGAAGGACGGGCGGATAGAGCCCGTCTCCCGCCAGCAG ggagAGGCCATGGCCCGGCAGGTCCGCGCCGTGTCCTACATGGAGTGCTCGGCCAGGTACCAGGACAACGTCGGGAACATCTTCGTGACAGCCTGCAATGTCGCCATCAGCGCCGCCCGCCGGAGGCAGCGCAAGGCGGGACCCAGGAGGGGCTGCGCCATCCTCTGA